TTTTGTTCCATTAATATATGCCAGTAGATGATTTGTTAGCACATAATAAGTAACTCTCTTAATAATAATGTTTGAAATTCTATAGCCTTGTCATGCCTTCCCAACTCATGCTGGTTGCTAATATGGTCATGTGGCCAAATACAGCATGCATTTCCAGTGATGGCAGGCAAATCACTTGTGATGTTTtgattttctgtttgtgttacaGTACTGTCCATGCTCCCAACTCTGAGAGAGGCCTTAATGCAGCAGCTTAACTCAGAAAGCCTTACAGCTCTGCTCAAAAACAGGTAAATGCGAATTATGGCATGTTCCATTTTAGGACAGTACTTATATAGTTTATAGGGCGAACTAGAATATTTTTCAAAAGCCTttgcttccttattttctttataagaaaAGCTTGTGATACAAAGgctcagttaaaaaataaatgagtatttCACTAAGTccatttcattttgttcattatttAGGCTCTTTCATTCTATACATATTTTAGAGCAATAAAATATTCATGCATTGTTTGTCATAAAACTAGATTTCCTATATCATTTTGACCTTATGAAGAAATCTTAGCATTGAGAACGTAGGGAATGTATTCCTAACCCAGCTTCTGTTAAATATTACCCTTCTTAAATTGTTTGCACTGTAATAAATATTATTCACATACATTCTAAACCGATAGGGCATATaatttgctaaaaataaaatacaaatctaGCATGAGTGGGACATTTCCATCCGCATCTCTTGCTTCGGGAAGCACCCCACGCAGGGAGAGGGGTGTACGGAGGATCCGTGTATGCTGGCACTCTGTCACAGAGCTCCATGCCCAACACTCACTatgttttctgacttttttttttcctgtaggccTTCAAACAAGCTAGAAATATGGGAGGATCTAAAGATAATAAGTAAGCCTTCGTATTCTGTGTAACAGCACATCCTTGAACTGTTTATAAGGGAAGTTTTTTGTACTGTATCATATGAGTGACTCTTTACTTACCTTGTAAAGTTTTCAGGATTAAATATAATATCACTCATAAAACAAGTAGATAAATATCCAGTCACAGAAAATAAtgagtggtagtggtggtgttgGTATTATGGTTGTTCCTATGATAGTTCTACTATTTTTAACATTaactgtatgcatgtatgtatgtatagagatATATCTGTAGATATTTTTTCCCCTGCCTATTAAtctcactcattttttttctactgatggctggtgctctaccacatgagccatatccTCAGTTCCTAACCTTATATGTTAAAGGAAGTTTATATATCATCTGATAAGGGAGCTTTACATTGTTATTGTACATAAACTCATTCCTGAAAAAACATTGAAGCAACATTTTCCTGGAGCCTGTAGATCTCTATGTCTCAAAAACTCATAGTGGCAATCATTCCTTTGTTTTCCCAGCCATGAAACTAATTCTTTGCAACAGAATGATGAATGGAACCTCTCTAGAATCCTGTAGTCCCTTTCTGCTATTGCACTTTTTCTTACTCCCTGTTGCCAAAACTTTCCCTGTTCCCTTTTGTCATTCCTTCACTCCCACTCACTCTGATGAACTGTAACCTGGCTTTCCTTCTCCTCGCTCCACCCAAGAAAATCTCTCAGGCATCAGCAGGAACTTCTATGTTGCTAAATCCCCTGGTTGCTTCCCTCCTGCTAGATCTCTTGGCTGGTCATCTCCTCTGCTCTCTGTCTTTAGCAACTCCATGCTCTGCTGCCTGGAAGCTCTGTCCTCCTGCTTTTCTCTGTCTATACCTTTCTTCAGTCCATAGCTAGCTTCTACTCCTTTGCTAGAAGGATAGGGTTCTTCCACCCTCAGCCCTCTTCTCTGAAGTCTAAGATGGCTCCTTTGAACAACTCAGAGCTCTGCGGCATCAGCTCAGTCCTTCCTTGTTTtcgggtgtgtgagtgtgtgtgtgtgtgtgtgtgtgtgtgtgtgtgtgtgtgtgtgtgttgatttatttctttggcTTTCCTTTCTGGTTTTGTGGTAGTGGGAATGCTCTTAGCTTAAGTTTGAGATATTTTAAACTggtacatttttatatttgatatagttacaaatatattcaaaacactttattaaaaaataacattcataGGGATAGTTCATGATTTCACACATTTCTTGGTGTTTTAATAACACaagggttatttttttctctctgaaggTTTCACAAGAAGTGTTGTAGCTGTGTACAGCACCTGTATGCTGGTTGTTCTTTTGAGAGTCCAGTTAAACATAATCGGTGGATATATTTACCTGGACAATGCAGCAGTGGGAAAAAATGGTTCTGTAAGTTGAGTAGACATAAATGCATGTCACTCTATCTTTCTGGAAGTTCAGTAGGAGTATTTGCTCATTTTTACAATGAATTTTAGGATATACCTGCCTTTGTATTTCATGAGATTGTAAGATTTTAGcattatgattttaaaatattttggaagtaCTACTACTTCTATAATAGTGGAAGTCCTAAATAACGtcacttcctttctgttttgtacAGACAGCTCTTGCTCCCCCAGATGTCCAGCAGCAATATTTATCAAGTATCCAACATCTCCTCGGAGATGGTAAGGTCCTAATCCGTGGCCTCTGTACTGAATTCATTTGTTTGTATTATTGAGGACTTGGGTAAGGGAACAAGGCTTCTCATCTTGTGTCTCCCTTTATAGGCCTGACAGAACTGATCACTGTCATTAAGCAAGCTGTGCAAAAGATTTTAGGAAGGTAAGGCATTTTTTTGACTTCTTGATTctgatgaataaaagaaaaagtagaattgTTGCGGTGAAGTTGGTGACTTGACACATGTGAAACTCTTCATGATAATACAGATGCCAGCCCTCAGTACTGCCTTCTGGAGTCACTTTTTCCATCAGTTTCCACCTTTACATATCAGAAAAAAAGCTTTGCTATTTCATTGTGTACTGACTGATTTCCAAACAAATCAGAAGTATTTGGATTGTGAAATTAACAATCTACTTCAAAATCTGCTGCTGAGACTTTTAACTCCTAACAATATCTGTAATTACAGTAGGAATTTTCTTATGCAATCTCTAGCAAAGCTTTTTCTTGGCTTTGTAATAATAACCTGGGACTGGTGTCTAGCTTCTTCATCCTAGTCCAATCAGTAATTTGAGGTTTGATGGGATAGAACAAGATTGCAGACTGTTAAGGAAAAGTGTGTTAGCCCGGCGCCagaggcccacacctgtaatcctagctactcaaaaggctgagatctgaggatcatggtttgaagccagcccagtcagaaaaatccctgagactcttatctccaataaactactcagaaaaagctggaagtggcactgtagctctagtggcagggaaaaaaaaaaaaaaaaaaaaaagaatgtgtttaaGATGTATTACCTAGTTTCAATTTATTCCAATTATCTTCTATGTTTCTAGTGTTTCTCTTAAACATTCTTTGTCCCTTTTGGACTTGgaacaaaaactaaaagaaatcagAACTCTTGTTGAACAGCATAAATCTTCTTCTTGGATTAATAAGGATGGATCCAAATCTCTATTATGCCATTATATGATGCCAGATGAAGAAACGCCACTAGCCGTCCAGGTACGTAATTCCCAACCACTGAAGCAAACCAGTTGTTGTCTATTTCTAAGTTTTTATTACTCTTGAAATTCAATTTCTGAGCGTCTTAAAAAGTAAGTGATTGAAAGGCATGCATTCCAGTAattaaataaaaccatatttagAAACTAAAACATGCCTGATTCCTAGTTTAAGTCACTTACAATTTTAGATACTTATATTATTGAGTAATAGTATGTGACTGACACAGATATATGCTGGATCtaaaataatgaatatatgtGCATTATACTTGGGGAACTCAGGAGACAGAGTCTGTACCGTGGCTACAGCTCTAAGTGCAAGATCAGGTAGCAGGGCAATATTGTATTAGGGCAAGATTGTAAAGTGCTTTGTATGCCAAGATAAGGAATCTGAACTCCAGTTTGTGGCCATAACTGCATTTAAACTACATTCAAACatactttcaaaaataaataatgtgcctgggaatgtggcttaggggtagagtgcatgcatgaaaccctgggttcaatttctccgcaccacatacacagaaaaagccagaagtggtgctgcggctcaagtggtagagtgctagccttgagcaaaaggaagccagggacagtgctcaggccctatgttcaagacccaggactggcaaaataataatagtagtagcaacaacaacaataataatgtctcggaagtggcactgtagctcaaagtggtaagtgctagccttgattgaagaaagctgagagagagtgcacaagccctgagttcaagccccaccactcacaaataaataatataaataaataagcaaatactgTCAGCAGGAAAATGACCTGAAGGAAGCTGTAGTTATCTAGTTGAGGAACAGAAGACTTTAAATTCTAACAGTTGTCACCTCTGGCATAGCTGCATACTGGTGTGTCCTGAGCACTTGTTACATAAGTTATTCATTGATTTAAGAGCAATAAAAACGCCAGAGATTGCATGCTATGTAGCTTGTTATAAAATTCGtagtttttttcatttgtaaattgaATTAAACCCATTCTTTGCAATTGGGAGAATCGCTCTTACTAAACCCACAAAGCCTCAGGAACTATAATACTTCCGCATGGAGGCCCCATCAATTAGACTGCCATGTTCTCATTGGTGGCCAATTTTCCCTTTCCCTAGACACGCCATAGATGACCCCCTCGGGTACTGGGAGACACTGTATTTATGAATGGTccggaagagaagaaaaaagtcacAACTCACTTGAGGCAGTTCTGTGACTTGAAAGAGGGAAGCTAAACTGAATCAGGAGGACAGAATTAATGAAGGAAACCAGAGAAAACCTACTTATAAAATAAGACCTCAAGGAAATACAATAAGAAGATAGTGACCTTTCACCAAATTAATAACTTTCTGGAACTATGAAACAGTgtcaaattttaaatttcaacagaggaactaaaaagaaaatgattgaaaGGCATGGGTAAAGAAAGATAGGATAATGCACCAGATCCTAGTGAACTGAATTATATCCAGAAACCTAGACTGAAAAGACATAGCCTcaggtgaaaaacaaacaaatattgtATATCCTGGTAAAATCTCTTCATAGTGACAGGAAAAAATATACACCTCTGCATTCTTAAAACCTCCCTCCTTTGTTGCTACTACTAGAATTCTAAGATACTACTAGAATTCTACCATATAAGgtccaaataaacaacaaagttACAACCCTGTATAGGTTTAGGACTTTGGCGTTCTCTGATTGTTGATAGAACGTATGCTTTTAAATTTCTAGAATTTGTGAGTCTGTGACTGTGACCAGTTTCTTCATGACCCTGTGCTGATATTTGGACAGTGAAATGTGGCATTCTCATTTTACAGGCCTGTGGTCTTTCTCCCAGAGACATCACCACAATTAAACTTCTCAATGAAACGAGAGACATGTTGGAAAGGTATGTAGATGGCATGGAAAGCACAAGGCATTTGTACTTATATGAACTTAACACTTTTTAGTGTTTCTTGAACAGATAGCCTACATTGTGTTAAATAATCAATTTGAAGTCTGTCCCCGTGCCTTCAGGAAGGATTTCCTGCATAAGCAGAgagaagtggattttttttttaaagatacccaCTTTGTTTACCATCCTGATATACAGGTTGAAGAGTCAGAAGGTAACATTTGTACTTTGATAAGCCATCTTATAATAATTCATGTATACCCTATGTGTGCACTAACTAGTAAATAGTTGACAAGCAGCTctgctaaacaaacaaaaacaaggtaaAATTTAAACACCAAAAACCGAAATTGTAGCCATGTGCTGTGGTTACCAAATGGAAGCTAACCTACCAAATTGAAGCCACTGAATGACAACCTAGGGAGGTAGGAAGAATTGTTCTTGGTTCTTGAAAGCTTGCACTAATCAGCTCTAGCCAGCCctacagtgtacacacacacacacacacacacaaacacacacacacacacacaccatcttcaGAATGACTCATCAACCCTAAACCAGTTAGAGTAGACGATGATGATAACAAAACCTCTCTTGGTTGTTGTTTTAGACAGAGTCTTGCTCTCAAGTCTTAACTGGTCCTGAACTCACAGTCCTCTTGCCTTCGCATCCTAAGTGTG
The nucleotide sequence above comes from Perognathus longimembris pacificus isolate PPM17 chromosome 9, ASM2315922v1, whole genome shotgun sequence. Encoded proteins:
- the Pex3 gene encoding peroxisomal biogenesis factor 3, translated to MLRSTWNFLKRHKKKCIFLGTVLGGVYILGKYGQKKIREIQEREAAEYIAQARRQYHFESNQRTCNMTVLSMLPTLREALMQQLNSESLTALLKNRPSNKLEIWEDLKIISFTRSVVAVYSTCMLVVLLRVQLNIIGGYIYLDNAAVGKNGSTALAPPDVQQQYLSSIQHLLGDGLTELITVIKQAVQKILGSVSLKHSLSLLDLEQKLKEIRTLVEQHKSSSWINKDGSKSLLCHYMMPDEETPLAVQACGLSPRDITTIKLLNETRDMLESPDFSMVLNTCLNRGFSRLLDNMAEFFRPTEQDLQYSNSMNSLSSVSLPLAKIIPIVNGQIHSICSETPSHFVQDLLMMEQVKDFAANVYEAFSTPQQLEK